A genomic region of Pseudorca crassidens isolate mPseCra1 chromosome 10, mPseCra1.hap1, whole genome shotgun sequence contains the following coding sequences:
- the MOBP gene encoding myelin-associated oligodendrocyte basic protein isoform X1, giving the protein MSQKVVKEGPRLSKNQKFSEHFSIHCCPPFTFLNSKREIVDRKYSICKSGCFYQKKEEDWICCACQKTSTSRRATSPQRPKRQPAAPPAVVRAPAKPRSPPRSERQPRPRPEVRPPPAKQRSPQKAKKQPRSSPQKGPGTSRGGSPNKASRFW; this is encoded by the exons TAAGGAGGGCCCCAGACTCTCCAAGAACCAGAAGTTCTCGGAGCACTTCAGCATACATTGCTGCCCGCCGTTCACCTTCCTCAACTCCAAACGCGAGATTGTGGACCGCAAGTATAGCATCTGTAAAAGTGGCTGCTTCTaccagaagaaagaggaggactGGATCTGCTGTGCCTGCCAGAAGACCAG CACCAGCCGCCGCGCAACGTCCCCTCAGAGGCCCAAGCGCCAGCCAGCTGCACCCCCCGCGGTGGTCAGAGCACCAGCCAAGCCACGGTCCCCTCCGAGGTCCGAACGTCAGCCACGCCCCCGCCCAGAAGTCCGACCTCCACCAGCCAAGCAGCGTTCCCCTCAGAAGGCCAAGAAGCAGCCGCGCAGCAGCCCCCAGAAAGGGCCAGGCACCAGCCGTGGGGGGTCCCCCAACAAAGCCTCTAGGTTCTGGTAA